CGTTTCAGCCACCAATAGCGGATGAAAAGTATTCCTGTCAGAATCAGCGCAATGGACAATCCGGTGTAGAAGACAGAGATAAAACTTTCGGGTAGCAAATGGAAGCTTCGGATCGTAATTCCGAGAGAAATCATGAATATCATGATTATCCAGCTTTTTACATCGAAGAAAGAGAAAGGACAGTTGCGGGTTTCTTTCTTCTGTTCAATCCGGCGGGTATGCTTGTAGTAGAGTCTTTTAAAAATCAGTACGAAGAATAACAGGAAAACGATAGTGGCTTCCCCTATCTTAAACATCCAGTCGTGTGAGTTGTTCATCCAGGTGACGATTCCTATCCGCAGGATGTTTCCGCCCGCAATAATCCAGACGGTGCCGGCTATGATTAGTAAGATTTGTCTGTTAACTCCGTACTTCATAGTTTACTGATTTTTTGTATTAAACGGTTTTACCATCCATTTTGTTGACTCACTTCTTAAAGAAAATCGTAATTAATAGAGAAATACCGGTTAAAAGGACTCCGATACCGATAACGCCGTGCCAGCCATACAGTTGCCAGAAACTTCCGGCAAGGAATGTTCCCATGGAGCCACCGATGAAGTAGGTAGTCATGAAAATTGTATTGATACGGTTCGAAGCGCGGGGATTCAGTTCGAAGATACTCGTCTGGTTACTGAGTTGGATGCATTGCATCCCTATATCAATCATGATAATGCCGGCGATGATTCCGGCGTAAGTGTTTTCTCCGACGAAGAACAATAACCAGGACAAAAGAATCAATCCGCAGCCGATGAAGTTGAAGCGGCGAACGCCTACCCGTTTTACATATCTTCCCACAAAAGAAGCTGTTAATGCTCCGGCTACTCCGCAAAGTCCCAGCATACCAATCACGTCGCTATTGGCGAAGAATGGAGCTTGTCCCATTTTGAAAGCGAGGCAGGACCACATGGCGAGGAGCGAACCGAAGTTCAGGGCGGCCCGGATAGAGTAGATGCGTAGTTGCGGAAACTCTTTCACCAAAGCCAGCAGGGATTTCATCAGGTCGCTGTACTTTCCCCGGAAGTTGGTCTGAATGTTGGGAAGAACTTTCAGTACGACAACCGCACAGACAAACATCATACCTGCGGCAATATAATACATCTCCCGCCACCCGAACAGTTCACCGACGAATCCGCTGACGACGCGTGAAGCCAAGATGCCGGTCAGTAATCCCGATAAAACGATTCCTACATTTCTGCCTTTATGCTCCGGACGTGAAAACTGGGCGGCCATGGGAATGAATATCTGTGGAATCATAGAACAGGCCCCCGTAAGGAATGAGGCAACAAGTATCACATGGATATTATGCGCCAGGGCAATCGTCAATAGTGAGAATATAAGGACGAGGAAGTTGGCAAGGATAATCTTCTTGCGTTGGTATAAATCACCCAAGGGAGTGATAAACAATAGTCCGGCCGCATAACCTATCTGCGTGACCATGGCAATCAGGTTAGTTCGGAACTCTGATATGCCAAGTTCATGGCGTATCATATTTAGCAGAGGTTGGACGTAATAGATATTGGCTACCGAAATACCCGCCACAATAGCAAGTGTCCAGAGGATAGACGCCGGTAGTCCTCCGTTTTCTTTTAATGGCTGTTTCATGCCGCAAAGATAATAAATAAGCTGTTTATTCGACGAAGAAAGTAGTAGAAACTGTATTGCCCTCATCGTCTACTGCTGTCAGTGAATGTTTACCGGGAGTAGGTTGCAGGGAAATCTTGTGGAAGTCCTGCGTTTGCGTCTGATAAGTTTCATCGAGGTGCCAGAAGATCGTTGCGTCAGGATTGCTATGAGCCAGTTCCACCGTTATAAAACCTTTACTGCCATCCATTTGTCGGGGCAGTTTGATACGGGCGTTCATCGGAGGATAAATAAATTGCATTGCTTGGAAGGTGTCTTCCCCACAGCCGGGTTTGAAAGGCGGAAGCGACTTGTATTCCGGGTGATGTTGTTTGTAATACCATTCCCATACGGGTGGCAGGACAAACCAGGATTTCTGAATAGTAGGCTCTGTATTTGCACAGTTTTCATAAATACGCCGGCTTTCATCGGCGGATAGTGTGACAAGGTGATGATAAGGGCAAGCTTCTGTCCGCAGTCCGGCGGGCAGAACTAGCAATGTATCTATATCTTCACAAAATCTTCCTTTCAAGTGGCCGGACTGGTGGCATACTTCTGCATCAATGAAAACTCCTGTCGGGCGTTCGAACCATGACGATGAAGGGAGATAATTGAATATGTCGAATAACACGGGACCTGCTGTTTGTGCGCCGACTAATCCGGGCTTTCCCTCTCCGGTTGCATTTCCTACCCATACGCCGACTGCATAACGTGGAGTTACACCCACTGCCCAGGCGTCACGGAATCCATAGCTTGTTCCGGTTTTCCATGCAACCGGCTGCATGGAAGGGATAGCTTTCCAGTCAATTTCTTCGGGGCGGTTGACTTCTTTCAAAGCGTTGAATGTCTGCCACACGGCACCTTTATCCCAGATACTTTTATGCTGTACGGCCCTGTTTTTAGTATCTTCTTCTACTATCATTCTCGCTTCCGCTTCTTTGGAGGAAACGGGAGTTTCTGAATCCGAATGTCCGGTGACAAGGCTTCGCCCCATTTGCGCATAGGCGTTCGTCACGTCCCATAACGTAGCTTCCGCTCCTCCTAAAATCAATGATAACCCATAATGGGAGGATGGGCGACTGATCGTTTTGAATCCTATTTGTTGCAGGAAGTTGTGGAACTTGGGTACTCCGTATCTTTGCAGCATGGTCACTGCCGGGATATTCAATGAGCGTGCTAATGCTTCTGAAGCGGGTACGGCTCCTTCATATTGCATACTGAAGTTCTGTGGAGTATACCCGTTGATGTTGACAGGCACATCCGGCAATAGCATATCGGGCAACATACTTCCTTCCTGCAACATGGCATAATATAAGAAAGGTTTCAATATACTGCCAGTGCTTCTGGGAGCCTGGATCACATCTACCTGATTTCCTCCTTGTTTCCGGTCGAAATGTACATTCCCGCAGTAAGCCACTACTTGACTGGAAGGAATGTCAATCACAAGAATAGCCAGGTTGCGAATATCACTCCGATTGAATTCATTGCTCCAGCGTTCGGCCAAATCCTCTATATGAGTCTGCATTCCTTTGTCGATAGTCGTGCGGGAATACCGGCCGTTTCTTTCCTGATAGAATCGGCTGACCAGATGCGGCGCTATTTGAGGTAAGGGATGAGGTTCGTCAGGCAGCGGTTCGCTGACAGCCAGTTCATAGGTCGATGAGTCGATAATCTCTTTATCAAGAAGTTGTTTCAGGAGACGGTTTCGTTTGGCAAGTAGTGTTTTTCGTCCTTTCGACAAATGAATGATGGCGGGGGCATTGGGCAGGACGGCGAGCATGGCGGATTCTGCCCATGATAAATCCTCGGTGGAGTGACCGAAATAACGCCAGGATGCTGCATCCAATCCTACTACATTTCCTCCGAAAGGTGCGTGTGATACATACATCGACAGGATTTCTTCTTTTGAAGCACGAAACTCCAACCGGGTGGCAAGAATCATTTCAATCACTTTCTCTCCGAAAGTTCGTGACTCATGGCGGGCCAGGCGGATCGTCTGCATTGTGAGGGTACTGCCTCCGCTGACGATACGTTTGTTTTTTAGATTCTGATAAGTAGCTCTCCCTATGGATAACGGGTCTACTCCCCAATGATAATAGAAATTCTTGTCTTCGAAAGTAATGAGGCATTGCCTGATTTTCTCGGGTGTCGTCTTTCGTGGAGGAAATCTCCATTGACCGTCGGAAGCGATACGTGCTCCTAATAACTCTCCATTTCTGTCTGTCACAACGGTAGAGTAGGGAACATGAAACAGTTGCCGGGGAAGACAAAAGATATATCCTATCACTAAAAGAGTAATAATGCCGAGCAATACTCTTTTAATGACGGATAAATGTTTGAAGAAATTCAATATCTTGTCTCCCATGAACCGAGTTTGTTCCATGCACAGAATCTACATTAGCGGCTGACTGTGGTTCTTCCCGCTTTGCTTCGTGCCTGTACATTGACGTCATACATCGCTTCACACTGAACAGCCGGAAGGATAAAGTTACCCGCATAGGTAGCTTGCAGCCTGATTGTAAATATCTTCGTTTCGCCCCGGCGCAGATTGAAATAAGTCAATACACGATCGTCGCGGATATCCTGATAAGTATATTGGCCGCTCACATTACCGGACGAGTCGGTTGTCTCTTGTGGCTCTGCTTCGGGAACCGTCATTCTCTCGTTATACACTTCCCAGCCGGACGGGATGATGTGAGTCAATGCCAAGTTGGTGTAATCGGTGGTCCCGCTTGTGTTGGATATCGAAGCAATAGCCGTGAAGTCCGTTCCCTGCCGGATATCGTTGACAGACATCGGTTTACCATCCATACTTGCATACCTGATATCCATACGAAGATTGTCGGAAATAGCCGGCAACGTATCATTCAACAACTGTGTACGTGTAATAAGGTCTACGCTTAGTGCTCCCTTGCCTTGATTCTTTACGGCAACCGTTCCTGATTTGGGAGAAGTGGAAATCTCTTTCTCGA
The nucleotide sequence above comes from Bacteroides caccae. Encoded proteins:
- a CDS encoding MFS transporter; this encodes MKQPLKENGGLPASILWTLAIVAGISVANIYYVQPLLNMIRHELGISEFRTNLIAMVTQIGYAAGLLFITPLGDLYQRKKIILANFLVLIFSLLTIALAHNIHVILVASFLTGACSMIPQIFIPMAAQFSRPEHKGRNVGIVLSGLLTGILASRVVSGFVGELFGWREMYYIAAGMMFVCAVVVLKVLPNIQTNFRGKYSDLMKSLLALVKEFPQLRIYSIRAALNFGSLLAMWSCLAFKMGQAPFFANSDVIGMLGLCGVAGALTASFVGRYVKRVGVRRFNFIGCGLILLSWLLFFVGENTYAGIIAGIIMIDIGMQCIQLSNQTSIFELNPRASNRINTIFMTTYFIGGSMGTFLAGSFWQLYGWHGVIGIGVLLTGISLLITIFFKK
- the pbpC gene encoding penicillin-binding protein 1C; translation: MGDKILNFFKHLSVIKRVLLGIITLLVIGYIFCLPRQLFHVPYSTVVTDRNGELLGARIASDGQWRFPPRKTTPEKIRQCLITFEDKNFYYHWGVDPLSIGRATYQNLKNKRIVSGGSTLTMQTIRLARHESRTFGEKVIEMILATRLEFRASKEEILSMYVSHAPFGGNVVGLDAASWRYFGHSTEDLSWAESAMLAVLPNAPAIIHLSKGRKTLLAKRNRLLKQLLDKEIIDSSTYELAVSEPLPDEPHPLPQIAPHLVSRFYQERNGRYSRTTIDKGMQTHIEDLAERWSNEFNRSDIRNLAILVIDIPSSQVVAYCGNVHFDRKQGGNQVDVIQAPRSTGSILKPFLYYAMLQEGSMLPDMLLPDVPVNINGYTPQNFSMQYEGAVPASEALARSLNIPAVTMLQRYGVPKFHNFLQQIGFKTISRPSSHYGLSLILGGAEATLWDVTNAYAQMGRSLVTGHSDSETPVSSKEAEARMIVEEDTKNRAVQHKSIWDKGAVWQTFNALKEVNRPEEIDWKAIPSMQPVAWKTGTSYGFRDAWAVGVTPRYAVGVWVGNATGEGKPGLVGAQTAGPVLFDIFNYLPSSSWFERPTGVFIDAEVCHQSGHLKGRFCEDIDTLLVLPAGLRTEACPYHHLVTLSADESRRIYENCANTEPTIQKSWFVLPPVWEWYYKQHHPEYKSLPPFKPGCGEDTFQAMQFIYPPMNARIKLPRQMDGSKGFITVELAHSNPDATIFWHLDETYQTQTQDFHKISLQPTPGKHSLTAVDDEGNTVSTTFFVE